In Roseofilum casamattae BLCC-M143, the DNA window AAACAGTCGATCGCAAGCTTGTTGAATGTGAGAAAATGCGATCGCCCTATCCGCAGATTCCCTCGCTGCTAAAATACTGGCGTGATAGGCAACTTGCTCAATTTCGCCTCCCGTTAATACCCAACGTTGGGCTAATGTTTCCCAGTCTAACTCGGGAGAAACTTTTATTTCTGGGGGAAACACCTGCTGCCATAATTTTAAACGATCGCCAACATCGGGAATTGGAAAGTGGAGAATGCGATCGATAATTCCCTCTCGCTCCCACTGGCGCAAGACGGGAGTTCCGTGGAACGCGGGATGGAGGTGGAAAATAGTTATACTTAGGTGCTGTTGGCGATGGTGGAGGAATTGACGAATCTGGGTTTGTTGCGATCGCTTGCACCAAAGATGAGCCGATTTAATCAGTAGTATGGCAGAATCGAGATCGTAGAGGTCGGCCAAGTGTGCCGTGGGTTGCGACCATAAGCTAAGATCGACTGTGGTTAATTTCTGCTTCATTTGTATTGCCATGACTTCTGCGGCGGTGGTTTTCCCCGTTCCCGAGCCTCCGACAAACAAGACGATTTGTCCTCGGTGTACCCACTTCCGAATTGTCCAAGCGGGACCTAACAGGTGTTGCGAGTGCCACTGGTGCTGAATTTCTGCTAAACTCTGTTGCAGATTTGGAGGGAGCACCAACGGAGGTGTAGAGTCACGAGGAGAGCAAGGGACAACTGGCGATCGCTTCCGAGTTGGATGCAAAAGTTTCTCGAGAATATCGGCATCCGGGCGATCGGCTAAGAGATAATTAATGAGGGAATCGGATAACTTCACCCGACGGTGCAAAAAGGTTTCGGAATTGGTGGGAAGGAACTGGACTAATCCCAACTGAGTTAAACGAGAGCGAGAGATAATTCGATCGCGCGCCGTTCTCCACTCGCGATCGCCGCGACAAAATAAGCGCAAGATGAGATCTATTGTCGGCAAATGAGTACGATCGTTGTCTTGCAAATATTGATACATGCGTGAATAGCGGAGATTCACTTCCGGTGCTAAACTAGCTAACACTAATTGCTTTTCAAATAAGTTCAGATCGGCGCGATCGCAGAGCATGGGCAATCCTAAAGTGATGCGATCGCGATAGCTGGCTTGAATTTTTTCTTGCAACTGTTGCTGATAGTTTCCGGACTCCGAACGAGACGGAAAAACATCCCATTTTTCCATATCGTCGCGTCCTACGGTTCCATCCATCATCACCAGTCCTTTCCACCAATCGCTAGTAGCGCGCTCGCCTGGAGTTTTCGCAATGCGATCGATCGCTTTCTTTTCTCGCTGTCGGCGCGCAACAGCTAACCGCAGAACGCGATCGAGCCAATTGAACTCGGCGCGCAAATAGCCCCAATTATCGCTAAATGATGTGGTGCGATCTGTTGACATGCACTCTTATGAGATATTGCTATTCTTAGTTTACCTTATCTAAATTCGTTTCACCATCACTGCTGAGAGATAACTACCCATGAAATTATTGTCGATCCAATTGTGCAACTTTCGTCAATTTTACGGAAAAACGACGAAAATCATGTTTGCCGATGGCGATCGCAATATTACTTTGATTCATGGCAATAACGGTTCCGGAAAAACGACTTTGCTCAATGCTTTTACTTGGGTTTTGTATGAAAAATTTACGGCGGCGTTTGCGTCTGCCGAACAACTGGCAAATCAACGCGCTCTGGCAGAAGCAAAAGATGGAGAAGCGATCGAGTTTTGGGTAGAGTTAGTCTTCGAGCGAGACTATAAACGCTACCAAGTGAAACGTGCTTGTCGCGCCTACAATCGCGAGGTAACGATCGACTATAGTTCGACGGAAGCTCATCTCTGGATTTGGGCGGAAAGTGGAGAATGGGAACTGACTCGCCAGCCGTTAGAGGAAGTTATCGGACGAATTTTACCCATGAGTTTGCATCAATATTTTTTCTTTGATGGCGAACGGATTGAGTCTTGGGGACGGGAAGCAAAAAAAGGCGAAATTTCGGAAGCGACGAAAGAGTTATTGGGAATTGAAGTATTGGATCGGGCGATTCGTCATTTAAGGGAAGCGCAAAAAAGTTTGGAATCGGAATTGGAGACTATTGGCGATCCGCAAACCAAGCAGTTGTTGCGCGAGAAAGAAGAGTTAGAGAACGAACGCGATCGCCTGAACGAGCGCGAAGATGAAATTGCCAATGAATTAAAGATTCACCAACAGTTTAAGCGAGAGTTTAATGAAGAACTGCAAAAACTGGGCGGCTCGCAAGATTTACAAGCTCGTCGCATTAGCGTGGAGGAAAATCAACGGAGTTCTCGCCAACAGCTCCAGGAAACCACCTCGCGAATTAAACAGGTAATTGGCACTCAATCCTATACTATATTTTTATCTCCAGCTATTGAGAAATTCGAGAAATTAATTGAGGAAAAACGGGAAAAAGGAGAATTACCCGCCGGGATTAAACAGCAATTCGTGCGGGATTTACTGCAACGGAACGAATGCATTTGCGGCACTCATTTACCGGAAGGAAGTCCGTCCTATTCCTTAGTGGAACAATGGATGCATAAAGCGGGTTCGGGAGATTTGGAAGAACGCGCGCTCATTCTATTTGGAGAAGTTAGCGAAATTAACAATAAAGCGGAACGGTTTTGGTCGGAAATCGATCGCTTAGTTGCAGATCGCGATCGCCATCGCCAAGAGTTATCTCGCCTGGAAACGGAACTCGACGATATTACCACAAGGTTGCGCAGTTATCCCGATCTGGATATTCAGAAGTTGCAACAACGCCTGGACGATACGGAAGCAAGAATGAGCGAACTGGAGCGGGAACGGGGAGCGCAGGGACAGAAAATGGAGGATTTGAACGCACAAATTGCGAAAAAAAGCAAGCAGATTTCTAAGCATGAAATGAATGAGAAAAAGCAGAAATTGGCACAACGACGAATCGACGCCACTCGGGATGCGATCGCCTGTATTTCCGAGATGAAAATGCGCTTGGATACGGAATTTCGCCAAGATATT includes these proteins:
- a CDS encoding AAA family ATPase, whose translation is MKLLSIQLCNFRQFYGKTTKIMFADGDRNITLIHGNNGSGKTTLLNAFTWVLYEKFTAAFASAEQLANQRALAEAKDGEAIEFWVELVFERDYKRYQVKRACRAYNREVTIDYSSTEAHLWIWAESGEWELTRQPLEEVIGRILPMSLHQYFFFDGERIESWGREAKKGEISEATKELLGIEVLDRAIRHLREAQKSLESELETIGDPQTKQLLREKEELENERDRLNEREDEIANELKIHQQFKREFNEELQKLGGSQDLQARRISVEENQRSSRQQLQETTSRIKQVIGTQSYTIFLSPAIEKFEKLIEEKREKGELPAGIKQQFVRDLLQRNECICGTHLPEGSPSYSLVEQWMHKAGSGDLEERALILFGEVSEINNKAERFWSEIDRLVADRDRHRQELSRLETELDDITTRLRSYPDLDIQKLQQRLDDTEARMSELERERGAQGQKMEDLNAQIAKKSKQISKHEMNEKKQKLAQRRIDATRDAIACISEMKMRLDTEFRQDIQQRVGEIFAEISFTPYRPQLSETYELSLVDTTTPFDHPVAASTGENQILSLSFIGAIIDRVRQWSQDRMHIGPDSSTFPIVMDSPFGSLDEIYRRQVARALPQLAQQLVILVSKTQWRGEVEEEICDRIGREYILTYNSPKPDCQTDSINRLGNTYPLVKGSPNEFEYTEIGEL